One Coffea arabica cultivar ET-39 chromosome 5e, Coffea Arabica ET-39 HiFi, whole genome shotgun sequence DNA segment encodes these proteins:
- the LOC113743386 gene encoding EP1-like glycoprotein 2, translating into MTSWSFSFSVCLSSLLILYFFTASTVAQVPANATFKIINEGEFGDYITEYDAGYRVISNDFFAFPFSLCFYNTTPGEFILGMRAGLPRDEDLMRWVWDANRNHPVKENATLSFGRDGNLVLADVDGTVAWQTNTANKGVTGIKLLPNGNLVLYDKRGKFIWQSFDHPVDTLLVGMSVKKNGRLVSRTSEADGRDGKYSLVLDNSGFSLYLNNSGQLVNYNGWQGSAYSSVRFNTTPIDEDPKSAGWELLLQTFEDSKSPPTPSPTPSGRRLLQSFPVGSANTVILRKVNYNATLSFLRLQSDGNVKVFTYFDKVPYLRWSETFAFFSSYYVRECGLPSKCGSFGLCQMGMCVACPSPNGLLGWSEDCQPPKLKPCPAKAKVDYYKIAAAEHFLNRESTGDGEGPIKVEACRDKCSKDCRCKGFIYKEDTKKCLLVPVLGTFIRDVNTSTAYVKYSL; encoded by the coding sequence ATGACTTCTTGGAGCTTTTCATTTTCAGTCTGCTTAAGCAGTCTTCTCATTCTTTACTTCTTCACTGCTAGCACTGTAGCTCAAGTGCCAGCTAATGCAACCTTCAAGATCATAAACGAAGGTGAATTCGGAGATTACATAACCGAATACGATGCAGGGTATCGTGTTATTTCCAACGACTTCTTTGCATTCCCATTCAGTCTATGTTTCTACAACACCACCCCAGGGGAATTCATCTTGGGCATGCGTGCCGGCCTCCCACGCGACGAAGACCTAATGCGCTGGGTTTGGGATGCCAACCGCAACCACCCCGTTAAAGAAAATGCCACTCTTTCCTTCGGCCGCGATGGAAACTTAGTCCTCGCGGACGTTGATGGCACTGTCGCGTGGCAGACCAATACTGCTAACAAGGGCGTCACGGGCATTAAACTGTTGCCCAATGGCAACCTTGTGCTGTATGATAAAAGGGGAAAGTTCATTTGGCAAAGCTTTGATCATCCAGTCGATACATTACTGGTCGGCATGTCTGTCAAGAAAAATGGCCGGCTTGTTAGCCGTACTTCTGAAGCTGATGGAAGGGATGGAAAGTATAGCCTTGTGCTTGATAATTCAGGGTTCAGCTTGTATTTAAACAACTCTGGCCAGCTTGTTAACTATAATGGCTGGCAAGGAAGCGCATATAGTTCTGTAAGATTTAATACAACCCCCATAGATGAAGACCCTAAATCTGCAGGCTGGGAGCTGCTGCTTCAAACATTTGAGGATTCAAAATCACCACCAACTCCAAGTCCAACGCCGAGCGGGCGGCGGCTGCTTCAGTCATTCCCTGTTGGTTCTGCTAACACAGTAATTCTCCGAAAGGTGAATTATAATGCAACACTCTCATTCTTGAGGCTTCAATCTGATGGCAACGTGAAAGTGTTTACTTATTTTGATAAAGTCCCGTATCTGAGATGGTCAGAgacatttgcatttttctcGAGTTACTACGTTAGAGAATGCGGGTTGCCATCAAAATGTGGTTCCTTCGGTTTGTGCCAAATGGGAATGTGTGTGGCGTGTCCTAGTCCAAATGGTCTTCTGGGGTGGAGCGAAGATTGTCAACCACCAAAACTGAAGCCGTGTCCGGCCAAGGCTAAGGTGGATTATTACAAGATTGCTGCGGCGGAGCATTTCTTGAATAGGGAATCTACCGGTGATGGTGAAGGTCCGATTAAAGTTGAAGCTTGCAGAGATAAGTGCAGCAAGGATTGCAGATGTAAAGGGTTTATTTACAAGGAAGATACTAAGAAGTGTTTGCTCGTGCCAGTGCTTGGGACTTTCATCAGAGACGTGAACACTTCTACTGcatacgttaaatattcactctGA
- the LOC113688601 gene encoding uroporphyrinogen decarboxylase 1, chloroplastic isoform X3 codes for MMRQAGRYMAAYRKLAEKHPSFRERSETTDLIVEISLQPWEAFHPDGVIIFSDILTPLPAFGVPFDIEEVRGPVIHSPLHHEEDLKALHPIDLDKLQFVGESLKILRREVGEQAAVLGFVGAPWTIATYIVEGGTTRTYTKIKSMCHTAPHVLKALLSHLTVAIAEYIVFQVQSGAHCVQIFDSWGGQLPPHMWDSWSKPYIDKIVSTVRTKCPQTPLVLYINGNGGILERMKLTGVDVIGLDWTVDMEDGRKRLGNDIGIQGNVDPAVLFSPLSAVADEIKRYVMVVKSAGPRHHILNLGHGVLVGTPEEAVAHFFNVARSLKIDEKTVEHENNAPKTVVGR; via the exons ATGATGCGGCAAGCTGGAAGGTATATGGCTGCTTACAGGAAGCTTGCTGAGAAACACCCATCTTTCAGAGAGAGGTCAGAGACAACTGATCTCATTGTGGAAATTTCTTTGCAGCCTTGGGAAGCTTTCCATCCAGATGGAGTTATTATTTTCTCTGACATACTTACCCCGCTACCTGCTTTTGGTGTCCCATTTGACATAGAAGAGGTGCGCGGTCCAGTTATTCACTCTCCTCTTCATCATGAGGAGGATTTGAAAGCATTACATCCAATTGACTTGGACAAACTACAGTTTGTCGGGGAGTCCTTAAAAATTTTGCGCAGAGAG GTCGGGGAGCAAGCTGCAGTTTTAGGTTTTGTGGGAGCTCCTTGGACAATTGCTACATATATTGTGGAGGGGGGCACAACTCGCACTTATACAAAGATAAAGAGCATGTGCCATACAGCACCACATGTATTGAAGGCTCTTCTCTCTCATTTGACTGTAGCAATAGCTGAATACATTGTTTTCCAGGTTCAGTCTGGAGCTCATTGTGTTCAGATATTTGATTCCTGGGGTGGACAATTGCCACCTCATATGTGGGATAGTTGGTCAAAACCTTATATTGACAAG ATAGTAAGCACAGTGAGAACAAAATGCCCTCAAACACCGCTAGTGCTCTACATTAACGGGAATGGTGGAATTCTTGAACGAATGAAACTAACTGGCGTTGATGTTATTGGGCTTGACTGGACTGTTGATATGGAAGATGGAAGGAAACGGCTAGGAAATGATATTGGTATACAGGGAAATGTAGATCCTGCAGTATTGTTTAGTCCTCTTTCTGCTGTGGCTGATGAAATTAAAAGGTACGTAAT GGTTGTTAAGTCTGCAGGGCCTAGGCATCACATTCTTAATTTGGGCCATGGTGTTCTTGTTGGGACACCTGAGGAAGCTGTTGCCCACTTTTTCAATGTTGCAAGGAGCTTAAAGATCGATGAGAAAACTGTGGAGCATGAAAATAACGCACCTAAAACTGTAGTAGGAAGATAG
- the LOC113688387 gene encoding protein LIGHT-DEPENDENT SHORT HYPOCOTYLS 10: protein MMSSSHGHQGIIELGEGSSSSSSRSSASAVQVPATHDHPDQQQQPAQGQLSRYESQKRRDWNTFGQYLRNQRPPVPLSQCSFNHVLDFLRYLDQFGKTKVHLQGCVFFGHPEPAGPCTCPLRQAWGSLDALIGRLRAAYEENGGLPDKNPFASGAIRVYLREVRDSQAKARGIPYKKKKKRKSIPMKPNNESSNFQMQSS, encoded by the coding sequence ATGATGTCTAGTAGCCATGGTCACCAAGGAATTATAGAATTAGGAGAaggatcatcatcatcatcatcaagatCATCAGCTTCAGCGGTACAAGTACCAGCAACTCATGATCATCCTGATCAACAGCAGCAACCAGCTCAAGGCCAATTGAGCAGGTACGAGTCTCAAAAACGTCGCGATTGGAACACTTTTGGCCAGTATTTGAGGAATCAGAGGCCTCCAGTTCCGTTGTCGCAGTGCAGCTTCAACCATGTGTTAGATTTTCTGAGATATCTCGACCAGTTTGGGAAGACTAAGGTGCACTTGCAAGGTTGCGTGTTTTTCGGCCATCCTGAGCCAGCAGGGCCGTGCACTTGTCCACTCAGGCAAGCTTGGGGAAGCCTTGATGCACTCATTGGACGCCTCAGAGCTGCCTACGAAGAAAATGGTGGTTTACCTGATAAAAACCCTTTTGCTAGTGGTGCCATTCGTGTTTATCTTCGCGAGGTAAGAGATTCCCAAGCTAAGGCTCGTGGTATCCcgtacaagaagaagaagaagaggaaaagtaTTCCCATGAAGCCAAACAATGAAAGCTCCAATTTTCAGATGCAGTCTTCTTGA
- the LOC113688601 gene encoding uroporphyrinogen decarboxylase 1, chloroplastic isoform X2, which yields MGFSTSTSFYFSRYCNLGLAWKSSSLFVQLGFIPNGSIKPTKISPCKFPRACLSSPSSDPLLVKAARGDPVNRPPAWMMRQAGRYMAAYRKLAEKHPSFRERSETTDLIVEISLQPWEAFHPDGVIIFSDILTPLPAFGVPFDIEEVRGPVIHSPLHHEEDLKALHPIDLDKLQFVGESLKILRREVGEQAAVLGFVGAPWTIATYIVEGGTTRTYTKIKSMCHTAPHVLKALLSHLTVAIAEYIVFQVQSGAHCVQIFDSWGGQLPPHMWDSWSKPYIDKIVSTVRTKCPQTPLVLYINGNGGILERMKLTGVDVIGLDWTVDMEDGRKRLGNDIGIQGNVDPAVLFSPLSAVADEIKRVVKSAGPRHHILNLGHGVLVGTPEEAVAHFFNVARSLKIDEKTVEHENNAPKTVVGR from the exons ATGGGATTCTCTACATCAACAAG TTTCTATTTTAGTCGCTATTGCAATCTGGGTCTTGCCTGGAAATCTTCTAGCTTGTTTGTTCAGTTGGGTTTCATTCCAAATGGTTCAATCAAACCCACAAAAATTTCTCCCTGTAAATTCCCTCGGGCATGCCTTTCTTCCCCTTCTTCAG ATCCTCTTTTGGTAAAGGCTGCAAGAGGAGACCCTGTAAATCGTCCTCCTGCATGGATGATGCGGCAAGCTGGAAGGTATATGGCTGCTTACAGGAAGCTTGCTGAGAAACACCCATCTTTCAGAGAGAGGTCAGAGACAACTGATCTCATTGTGGAAATTTCTTTGCAGCCTTGGGAAGCTTTCCATCCAGATGGAGTTATTATTTTCTCTGACATACTTACCCCGCTACCTGCTTTTGGTGTCCCATTTGACATAGAAGAGGTGCGCGGTCCAGTTATTCACTCTCCTCTTCATCATGAGGAGGATTTGAAAGCATTACATCCAATTGACTTGGACAAACTACAGTTTGTCGGGGAGTCCTTAAAAATTTTGCGCAGAGAG GTCGGGGAGCAAGCTGCAGTTTTAGGTTTTGTGGGAGCTCCTTGGACAATTGCTACATATATTGTGGAGGGGGGCACAACTCGCACTTATACAAAGATAAAGAGCATGTGCCATACAGCACCACATGTATTGAAGGCTCTTCTCTCTCATTTGACTGTAGCAATAGCTGAATACATTGTTTTCCAGGTTCAGTCTGGAGCTCATTGTGTTCAGATATTTGATTCCTGGGGTGGACAATTGCCACCTCATATGTGGGATAGTTGGTCAAAACCTTATATTGACAAG ATAGTAAGCACAGTGAGAACAAAATGCCCTCAAACACCGCTAGTGCTCTACATTAACGGGAATGGTGGAATTCTTGAACGAATGAAACTAACTGGCGTTGATGTTATTGGGCTTGACTGGACTGTTGATATGGAAGATGGAAGGAAACGGCTAGGAAATGATATTGGTATACAGGGAAATGTAGATCCTGCAGTATTGTTTAGTCCTCTTTCTGCTGTGGCTGATGAAATTAAAAG GGTTGTTAAGTCTGCAGGGCCTAGGCATCACATTCTTAATTTGGGCCATGGTGTTCTTGTTGGGACACCTGAGGAAGCTGTTGCCCACTTTTTCAATGTTGCAAGGAGCTTAAAGATCGATGAGAAAACTGTGGAGCATGAAAATAACGCACCTAAAACTGTAGTAGGAAGATAG
- the LOC113688601 gene encoding uroporphyrinogen decarboxylase 1, chloroplastic isoform X1 has translation MGFSTSTSFYFSRYCNLGLAWKSSSLFVQLGFIPNGSIKPTKISPCKFPRACLSSPSSDPLLVKAARGDPVNRPPAWMMRQAGRYMAAYRKLAEKHPSFRERSETTDLIVEISLQPWEAFHPDGVIIFSDILTPLPAFGVPFDIEEVRGPVIHSPLHHEEDLKALHPIDLDKLQFVGESLKILRREVGEQAAVLGFVGAPWTIATYIVEGGTTRTYTKIKSMCHTAPHVLKALLSHLTVAIAEYIVFQVQSGAHCVQIFDSWGGQLPPHMWDSWSKPYIDKIVSTVRTKCPQTPLVLYINGNGGILERMKLTGVDVIGLDWTVDMEDGRKRLGNDIGIQGNVDPAVLFSPLSAVADEIKRYVMVVKSAGPRHHILNLGHGVLVGTPEEAVAHFFNVARSLKIDEKTVEHENNAPKTVVGR, from the exons ATGGGATTCTCTACATCAACAAG TTTCTATTTTAGTCGCTATTGCAATCTGGGTCTTGCCTGGAAATCTTCTAGCTTGTTTGTTCAGTTGGGTTTCATTCCAAATGGTTCAATCAAACCCACAAAAATTTCTCCCTGTAAATTCCCTCGGGCATGCCTTTCTTCCCCTTCTTCAG ATCCTCTTTTGGTAAAGGCTGCAAGAGGAGACCCTGTAAATCGTCCTCCTGCATGGATGATGCGGCAAGCTGGAAGGTATATGGCTGCTTACAGGAAGCTTGCTGAGAAACACCCATCTTTCAGAGAGAGGTCAGAGACAACTGATCTCATTGTGGAAATTTCTTTGCAGCCTTGGGAAGCTTTCCATCCAGATGGAGTTATTATTTTCTCTGACATACTTACCCCGCTACCTGCTTTTGGTGTCCCATTTGACATAGAAGAGGTGCGCGGTCCAGTTATTCACTCTCCTCTTCATCATGAGGAGGATTTGAAAGCATTACATCCAATTGACTTGGACAAACTACAGTTTGTCGGGGAGTCCTTAAAAATTTTGCGCAGAGAG GTCGGGGAGCAAGCTGCAGTTTTAGGTTTTGTGGGAGCTCCTTGGACAATTGCTACATATATTGTGGAGGGGGGCACAACTCGCACTTATACAAAGATAAAGAGCATGTGCCATACAGCACCACATGTATTGAAGGCTCTTCTCTCTCATTTGACTGTAGCAATAGCTGAATACATTGTTTTCCAGGTTCAGTCTGGAGCTCATTGTGTTCAGATATTTGATTCCTGGGGTGGACAATTGCCACCTCATATGTGGGATAGTTGGTCAAAACCTTATATTGACAAG ATAGTAAGCACAGTGAGAACAAAATGCCCTCAAACACCGCTAGTGCTCTACATTAACGGGAATGGTGGAATTCTTGAACGAATGAAACTAACTGGCGTTGATGTTATTGGGCTTGACTGGACTGTTGATATGGAAGATGGAAGGAAACGGCTAGGAAATGATATTGGTATACAGGGAAATGTAGATCCTGCAGTATTGTTTAGTCCTCTTTCTGCTGTGGCTGATGAAATTAAAAGGTACGTAAT GGTTGTTAAGTCTGCAGGGCCTAGGCATCACATTCTTAATTTGGGCCATGGTGTTCTTGTTGGGACACCTGAGGAAGCTGTTGCCCACTTTTTCAATGTTGCAAGGAGCTTAAAGATCGATGAGAAAACTGTGGAGCATGAAAATAACGCACCTAAAACTGTAGTAGGAAGATAG